A stretch of the Planctomycetota bacterium genome encodes the following:
- a CDS encoding FHA domain-containing serine/threonine-protein kinase: MRAAIILLKDDKPVSQFAADGEKPVTIGRSADCVIQIHDSKISRLHCEVRTTPDGCFVRDLGSKNGTFVNGARISEARLRDGDRLQVGLAQLLFRCEAPPVEEPQSVPPHLCASCGKMVPLDALLTARQTQTRVYCAACVSGCPLLGQVIGRYEIVQLLGKGSIGAVYKADQLSMGRLVALKILHDELTADPEAVARFLRDARTSGQLSHPNIIRIYDMNRADGHTFISMEYAQGGDLGALFERQGPLPVRDVVNYAIAAASAVAYAHSAGVVHGGLKPSNLLLTRDGILKVADIGLARSLDVAGLTTVVRNCDVVGSVRYVAPECLVANVAGNAQTDVYALGVTCFRLLTGDFPYPVASLPELTRTAGTRKPKSLRSLREDCPHDLDAAIACAVATDPARRFRSADEFRHALEAVKH, from the coding sequence TTGCGAGCCGCGATCATCCTCCTCAAGGACGACAAGCCGGTCAGCCAGTTCGCTGCCGACGGGGAGAAGCCGGTCACCATCGGCCGCAGCGCCGATTGCGTCATCCAGATTCACGACAGCAAGATCTCGCGTCTGCATTGCGAGGTGCGCACCACGCCCGATGGCTGCTTCGTGCGCGACCTGGGCTCGAAGAATGGCACTTTCGTGAACGGAGCGCGCATCAGCGAGGCGCGCCTCAGGGACGGTGACCGCCTCCAGGTGGGCCTCGCCCAGCTCCTGTTCCGCTGCGAGGCGCCGCCGGTGGAGGAGCCGCAGAGCGTTCCCCCGCATCTGTGCGCCTCGTGCGGCAAGATGGTTCCCCTCGACGCGCTGCTTACGGCCCGCCAGACGCAGACCCGCGTCTACTGCGCCGCCTGCGTGAGCGGCTGCCCACTGCTCGGGCAGGTGATCGGCCGCTACGAGATCGTGCAACTCCTCGGCAAGGGCAGCATCGGGGCCGTCTACAAGGCCGACCAGCTCTCGATGGGGCGGCTCGTGGCGCTCAAGATCCTGCATGACGAGTTGACGGCCGACCCCGAGGCCGTGGCGCGTTTCCTGCGCGACGCGCGCACCAGCGGCCAGCTCTCGCACCCGAACATCATCCGTATCTACGACATGAACCGCGCCGATGGGCACACCTTCATCTCGATGGAGTACGCGCAGGGCGGCGACCTCGGCGCGCTCTTCGAGCGCCAGGGCCCGCTGCCCGTGCGCGACGTGGTGAACTACGCCATCGCCGCCGCCAGCGCCGTGGCCTATGCCCACAGCGCCGGCGTCGTCCACGGCGGCCTCAAGCCCAGCAACCTCCTCCTCACGCGCGACGGCATCCTCAAGGTGGCCGACATCGGCCTGGCCAGGAGCCTCGACGTGGCCGGCCTCACCACCGTGGTCAGGAACTGCGACGTGGTGGGCTCCGTGCGGTACGTGGCCCCCGAGTGCCTCGTGGCCAACGTGGCCGGCAACGCGCAGACGGACGTCTACGCCCTGGGCGTCACCTGCTTCCGCCTCTTGACGGGCGATTTCCCGTACCCCGTCGCCTCGCTGCCGGAACTCACCCGCACGGCTGGCACGCGAAAGCCCAAGTCGCTGCGGAGCCTCCGCGAGGACTGCCCGCACGACCTCGACGCCGCGATCGCCTGCGCGGTGGCCACCGACCCCGCGCGCCGGTTCCGCAGCGCCGACGAATTCCGCCACGCCCTCGAGGCCGTCAAGCACTGA
- a CDS encoding glutamate-5-semialdehyde dehydrogenase yields MDTRESIRALAARVKSAARQLAVASSAAKDRALRAMAGGLEAKAAWLKAENAKDLAAGEAAGLSAALLDRLRLNDKRIAAMAEGLRQVAALPDPVGAIIGGSVRPNGLRIAKVRVPLGVIAIIYESRPNVTADAAGLCLKAGNGVILRGGKEALASNVAIWRVLQEGLGTAGLPAEAVALVETTDRAAVDALITADGLVDVVIPRGGEGLIRRVVEGATIPVIKHYKGVCHVYVDASADLAMAEEICLNAKCQRPATCNAMETLLVHGAIAQRFLPAVCRRFAEAKVELRGCERTRALVPGLKAATEDDWYAEYLDLILAVRVVDSTEAAMEHIARYGSAHSDAIVTTDVREADKFVQGVDSAAVYVNASTRFTDGFEFGLGAEIGISTDKLHARGPMGLEELTSYKFVVHGSGQLRQ; encoded by the coding sequence ATGGACACCCGCGAGAGCATTCGCGCGCTGGCCGCGCGCGTGAAATCGGCCGCCCGGCAACTGGCCGTCGCATCGTCCGCTGCCAAGGATAGAGCCCTGCGGGCGATGGCCGGCGGCCTGGAGGCCAAGGCCGCCTGGCTGAAGGCCGAAAACGCCAAGGACCTGGCAGCGGGCGAGGCGGCGGGCCTCTCGGCCGCACTGCTCGACCGCCTGCGCCTGAACGACAAGCGCATCGCCGCCATGGCCGAGGGCCTGCGCCAGGTGGCTGCGCTGCCCGACCCCGTGGGGGCCATCATCGGCGGCAGCGTGCGGCCCAACGGCCTGCGCATCGCCAAGGTGCGCGTGCCGCTCGGTGTCATCGCGATCATCTACGAGAGCCGGCCCAACGTCACCGCCGATGCGGCCGGCCTGTGTCTCAAGGCCGGCAACGGCGTGATCCTGCGCGGCGGCAAGGAGGCGTTGGCCTCCAACGTGGCCATCTGGCGCGTGCTTCAGGAGGGCCTGGGGACGGCCGGCCTGCCCGCCGAGGCGGTGGCGCTCGTCGAGACCACCGACCGCGCCGCCGTGGACGCGCTGATCACCGCCGATGGGCTGGTGGACGTGGTGATTCCCCGCGGGGGCGAAGGGCTGATCCGCCGCGTGGTCGAGGGGGCGACCATTCCCGTCATCAAGCACTACAAAGGCGTTTGCCACGTGTATGTGGACGCCTCGGCCGACCTGGCGATGGCCGAGGAGATCTGCCTCAACGCCAAGTGCCAGCGGCCCGCCACGTGCAACGCGATGGAGACGCTGCTTGTCCACGGGGCAATCGCCCAGCGCTTTCTGCCGGCCGTGTGCCGCCGGTTCGCCGAGGCGAAGGTGGAACTTCGCGGCTGCGAGCGCACCCGCGCCCTCGTGCCCGGCCTCAAGGCGGCCACTGAGGACGACTGGTATGCCGAATACCTGGACCTGATCCTGGCCGTGCGCGTGGTGGACTCGACCGAGGCGGCGATGGAGCACATCGCCCGCTACGGGTCGGCGCACTCGGACGCCATTGTGACGACCGACGTGCGCGAGGCCGACAAGTTCGTGCAGGGGGTGGATTCGGCGGCCGTCTACGTGAACGCCTCGACGCGGTTCACCGACGGCTTCGAGTTCGGCCTGGGGGCCGAGATCGGCATCTCGACCGACAAGCTGCACGCCCGCGGGCCGATGGGCCTCGAGGAACTCACGAGCTACAAGTTCGTCGTTCACGGCAGCGGGCAGCTACGCCAGTAG
- a CDS encoding ThuA domain-containing protein, with the protein MRFPRALAAVVVAAAMSTARAAEAPLRVVMLSGSGEYKSDESLPAFARRLEAAFNVKATVLQAQGENEIPGLEALDACDVMLLFTRRIKLGGDQLERFRKYCLAGRPIVGIRTASHAIQTWLELDREVFGGNYKGHYGSGARQTVALHPDAKGHPVLEGVKGFESDYSLYKTAPLAADATLLMTASTPQAAAAEPAAWVREYKGARIFYTSLGGPADFEEPSFRQLLTNALFWAARRKVEPKP; encoded by the coding sequence ATGCGATTCCCGCGGGCACTGGCCGCTGTCGTCGTTGCCGCCGCTATGAGCACTGCCCGGGCAGCAGAGGCCCCGCTGAGGGTCGTGATGCTCTCGGGCTCGGGCGAGTACAAGTCGGACGAATCGCTCCCCGCCTTCGCCCGCCGCCTGGAGGCGGCCTTCAACGTCAAGGCCACCGTGCTCCAGGCCCAGGGCGAGAACGAGATCCCCGGCCTCGAGGCCCTCGACGCCTGCGATGTGATGCTGCTCTTCACCCGCCGCATCAAGCTGGGAGGCGACCAGCTCGAGCGCTTCAGGAAGTACTGCCTCGCCGGCAGGCCCATCGTCGGCATCCGCACCGCCAGCCACGCCATCCAGACCTGGCTCGAGCTCGACCGGGAGGTCTTCGGCGGCAACTACAAGGGCCACTACGGCAGCGGCGCGAGGCAGACCGTGGCCCTCCACCCCGACGCCAAGGGCCACCCCGTGCTCGAGGGCGTGAAGGGCTTCGAATCCGATTACAGCCTCTACAAGACCGCCCCCCTGGCCGCCGACGCCACGCTGCTGATGACGGCCAGCACGCCCCAGGCCGCCGCTGCCGAGCCGGCCGCCTGGGTGCGCGAGTACAAGGGCGCGCGCATCTTCTACACCTCGCTGGGCGGCCCCGCCGACTTCGAGGAACCCAGCTTCCGCCAACTGCTCACCAACGCCCTCTTCTGGGCCGCCCGCCGCAAGGTCGAGCCCAAGCCATGA
- the mutS gene encoding DNA mismatch repair protein MutS, whose product MAETKKLFANDDLPEAATPAMRQYARFKKEHPGSVLLFRMGDFYETFFEDAKTLSRVCGLTLTSRAHGESAVPLAGFPYHSIDTYLKRLIVAGHKVAVCDQVQDPREAKGVVDRDVTRVVTPGTLTEESLLDAKANNFLAAIAPLGKQCGLAWVDLSTGRFLVQEVEPGQLLDELGRVGAAECLLPDSQYRTEDSVLEPLRPLLHTHWTPRPDWAFDPASGRKALLEHFGVASLEGFGCQGLKAGLGAAGAVLDYLAETQRGSLGNLTRLEHFLRSDYLILDKATQASLELVETLRTRRADATLLRVLDATVTPMGGRLFRQMVLYPLRDVARIRRRQEAVAELVAQPLLRGELRTILRNVHDIERIASKIAYRRANPRDVVGLKQSANALPTLKGRLAACTSPHLAEIQARLDTLDDVRDLIERSIVADPPTSLTDGGIIRSGYHAKLDEERSIARDGKSWLARFQADEIRRTGIESLKVGYNQVFGYYIEVTHANADRVPPGYTRKQTLKNAERYITPELKEWEERIVGADERAKELERDLFVAVRDEIAGQVERLQRVGALVAEIDGFAALAHVAAERGYCAPEIADDLTLRIEEGRHPVLEVSLESGKFVPNDLLLDGDKNRMAVITGPNMAGKSTYIRQAALLVLMAQMGSFIPAKRAHIGVADRIFTRVGASDELARGQSTFMVEMIETANILNNATERSLLVLDEVGRGTSTFDGVSIAWAVCEFLHEHVRARTLFATHYHELTELALLLDGVRNYNVAVREWKDEIIFLHKIVEGGADKSYGIHVARLAGIPRKVIQRAKVILGNLEAASLTPNDKPRFAPTLDEVGAHPRELQLTLFGSLHADTIEELKRLDLDNLTPLDALAALQRFQRDILRRESQGKPRK is encoded by the coding sequence ATGGCCGAGACGAAGAAGCTCTTCGCGAACGACGACCTGCCCGAGGCCGCGACCCCGGCCATGCGGCAGTACGCCCGCTTCAAGAAAGAGCACCCGGGATCGGTGTTGCTCTTCCGCATGGGCGATTTCTATGAGACGTTCTTCGAGGACGCGAAGACGCTGTCGCGCGTGTGCGGCCTGACGCTCACCTCGCGCGCCCACGGCGAGAGCGCGGTGCCGCTGGCGGGCTTTCCCTACCACTCGATTGACACCTACCTCAAGCGCCTCATCGTGGCCGGCCACAAGGTGGCCGTGTGCGACCAGGTTCAGGACCCCCGCGAGGCCAAGGGCGTGGTGGACCGCGACGTGACGCGCGTGGTCACGCCCGGCACCCTCACCGAGGAGTCGCTGCTCGACGCCAAGGCGAACAACTTCCTCGCCGCCATCGCGCCCCTGGGCAAGCAGTGCGGCCTGGCGTGGGTGGACCTCTCGACGGGGCGGTTCCTGGTCCAGGAGGTCGAGCCGGGGCAACTGCTCGACGAGCTGGGCCGCGTGGGCGCCGCCGAGTGCCTCCTCCCCGACAGCCAGTACCGCACCGAGGACAGCGTGCTCGAGCCCCTGCGCCCGCTGCTCCACACGCACTGGACGCCGCGGCCCGACTGGGCCTTCGACCCCGCAAGCGGGCGCAAGGCGCTGCTCGAGCACTTCGGCGTGGCCTCGCTCGAGGGCTTCGGTTGCCAGGGCCTCAAGGCCGGGCTGGGCGCCGCCGGCGCCGTGCTGGACTACCTGGCCGAAACCCAGCGCGGCAGCCTGGGCAACCTCACGAGGCTCGAGCATTTCCTCCGCAGCGACTACCTGATCCTCGACAAGGCCACCCAGGCCAGCCTCGAGCTGGTGGAGACCCTGCGCACGCGGCGGGCCGACGCCACGCTGCTGCGCGTGCTCGACGCCACGGTGACCCCGATGGGCGGGCGCCTGTTCCGCCAGATGGTGCTCTATCCGCTCCGCGACGTCGCGCGCATCCGCCGGCGGCAGGAGGCCGTGGCCGAGCTGGTCGCCCAGCCGCTCCTGCGCGGCGAGCTGCGGACCATCCTGCGAAACGTCCACGACATCGAGCGCATCGCCTCCAAGATCGCCTACCGCCGCGCCAACCCGCGCGACGTGGTGGGGCTCAAGCAGTCGGCCAACGCCCTGCCCACGCTCAAGGGGCGCCTGGCCGCCTGCACCAGCCCGCATCTGGCCGAAATCCAGGCCCGCCTCGACACGCTCGACGACGTGCGCGACCTGATCGAGCGGAGCATCGTGGCGGACCCGCCCACGTCGCTGACCGACGGCGGCATCATCCGCAGCGGCTACCACGCGAAGCTCGACGAGGAACGCTCCATCGCCCGCGACGGCAAGAGCTGGCTCGCGCGCTTCCAGGCCGACGAGATCCGCCGCACGGGCATCGAGTCGCTCAAGGTCGGCTACAACCAGGTGTTCGGCTACTACATCGAGGTCACCCACGCCAACGCCGACAGGGTGCCGCCCGGCTACACGCGCAAGCAGACGCTCAAGAACGCCGAGCGCTACATCACGCCCGAGCTCAAGGAGTGGGAGGAGCGGATCGTGGGCGCCGACGAGCGGGCGAAGGAGCTGGAGCGCGACCTCTTCGTCGCGGTGCGCGACGAGATTGCGGGCCAGGTCGAGCGGCTCCAGCGCGTGGGCGCCCTGGTGGCGGAGATTGACGGCTTCGCGGCGCTCGCCCACGTGGCCGCCGAGCGCGGCTACTGCGCGCCCGAGATCGCCGACGACCTCACGCTGCGCATCGAGGAGGGGCGGCACCCCGTGCTCGAAGTGTCGCTCGAATCGGGCAAGTTCGTGCCCAACGACCTGCTGCTCGACGGCGACAAGAACCGCATGGCCGTGATCACGGGGCCGAACATGGCCGGCAAGTCCACCTACATTCGCCAGGCGGCGCTGCTGGTGCTCATGGCCCAGATGGGCAGCTTCATCCCCGCGAAGCGGGCGCACATCGGCGTGGCCGACCGCATTTTCACCCGCGTGGGCGCCAGCGACGAGTTGGCACGCGGCCAGAGCACGTTCATGGTCGAGATGATCGAGACCGCCAACATCCTCAACAACGCCACCGAGCGCAGCCTGCTCGTGCTCGACGAGGTGGGGCGGGGCACGAGCACTTTCGACGGCGTGTCCATCGCCTGGGCCGTGTGCGAGTTCCTGCACGAGCACGTGCGCGCGCGCACGCTCTTCGCCACCCACTACCACGAGCTCACCGAGCTGGCCCTCCTCCTCGACGGCGTCAGGAACTACAACGTCGCGGTCCGCGAGTGGAAGGACGAGATCATCTTCCTGCACAAGATCGTCGAGGGCGGCGCCGACAAGAGCTACGGCATCCACGTGGCTCGGCTGGCAGGCATTCCCCGCAAGGTCATCCAGCGGGCCAAAGTGATCCTCGGCAACCTCGAGGCCGCCTCGCTCACGCCCAACGACAAGCCGCGCTTCGCCCCTACGCTCGACGAGGTGGGCGCCCACCCCCGGGAGCTTCAGCTCACCCTCTTCGGCTCCCTGCACGCCGACACGATCGAGGAACTGAAGCGCCTCGATCTCGACAACCTCACCCCGCTGGACGCCTTGGCCGCCCTTCAGCGCTTCCAGCGCGACATCCTCCGGCGCGAATCGCAGGGCAAGCCCCGCAAGTAG
- a CDS encoding PEGA domain-containing protein has protein sequence MAVQLRILDGPQAGASMELREGRRVLLGRGDGSDFRILDSWASRLHCAITCRPDGIFVEDLHTKNGTYVNGKQVDKARLPDGSLVQIGTTTVQVLVQPTRRTVVAAGALPLRRRALRAAMAVLALAALAAGVAFGALFFFGPGRSAAVPQGKGVSWDTSKKEGGFSLFGLVPGRASLEITSEPSGASVFINDEFRGPTPLQNLEVPTGEHVLRIQKAGYEVYRTALKVGSRGAGPVHAVLRVAERGILVVRSRPEGASVHLDGEYRGNTPLRLEDLEPQTYSLRLSKTNFADWHQEVTVPPRDTATVEATLGHREVGYYEAELKKDPNNVAYHAEVAHLYLLEHKIDACMEHLAQAIEITIAERDTSQPEPYAARLVQLLAKIYFNDHFTYGDAAFVSTLQDRIDATLAGLAAEHLDSSFIRSTIASLYKRAGTSVQEKAAAYEAKAKAAPGDLAPTLGAVGFLLLAGEPARAEALLQAACKANPDDPRPYVATGRFYLGARRRGVSGAREKAIQALNAALQRCKDEELKAEIRRLLGKATG, from the coding sequence ATGGCGGTGCAACTGCGCATCCTGGACGGGCCGCAGGCGGGCGCCTCGATGGAGTTGCGCGAGGGGCGCCGCGTGCTGCTCGGCCGCGGCGACGGCAGCGACTTCCGCATCCTGGACAGTTGGGCCTCGCGCCTCCACTGCGCCATCACGTGCCGGCCCGACGGGATCTTCGTCGAGGACCTCCACACCAAGAACGGCACGTACGTCAACGGCAAGCAGGTGGACAAGGCCCGGCTCCCCGATGGCTCGCTGGTGCAGATCGGCACCACGACGGTGCAGGTGCTGGTGCAGCCCACGCGCCGCACGGTGGTGGCCGCCGGCGCCCTGCCGCTGCGGCGCCGGGCGCTGCGCGCCGCGATGGCCGTCCTGGCCCTGGCAGCCCTGGCGGCCGGGGTCGCCTTCGGCGCACTGTTCTTCTTCGGCCCCGGCCGAAGCGCGGCGGTGCCCCAAGGCAAGGGCGTGAGCTGGGACACCTCGAAGAAGGAGGGCGGGTTCAGCCTGTTCGGCCTGGTGCCCGGGCGGGCCTCGCTGGAGATCACCTCGGAGCCCAGCGGCGCCAGCGTGTTCATCAACGACGAGTTCCGCGGCCCCACCCCCCTTCAGAACCTCGAAGTGCCCACGGGAGAACACGTGCTGCGCATCCAGAAGGCCGGCTACGAGGTCTACCGCACGGCCCTCAAGGTCGGCTCGCGCGGCGCCGGACCGGTCCACGCCGTCCTGCGGGTCGCCGAACGCGGCATCCTGGTGGTACGCTCCAGGCCCGAAGGCGCCTCGGTGCACCTCGACGGCGAGTACCGCGGCAACACCCCGCTCCGGCTCGAGGACCTCGAGCCGCAGACCTACAGCCTGCGCCTGAGCAAGACCAACTTCGCCGACTGGCACCAGGAGGTCACCGTGCCGCCCCGCGACACGGCCACGGTCGAGGCCACGCTCGGGCACCGCGAGGTGGGCTACTATGAGGCCGAGCTGAAGAAGGACCCGAACAATGTGGCCTACCACGCCGAGGTGGCGCACCTGTACCTGCTCGAGCACAAGATTGACGCCTGCATGGAGCACCTGGCTCAGGCCATCGAGATCACGATCGCCGAGCGCGATACCTCGCAGCCCGAGCCGTACGCCGCGCGCCTCGTGCAACTCCTGGCGAAGATCTACTTCAACGACCACTTCACCTATGGCGACGCGGCCTTCGTGAGCACGCTTCAGGACCGGATTGATGCGACGCTGGCCGGCCTGGCGGCGGAGCACCTCGACAGCAGCTTCATCCGGTCCACCATCGCCTCCCTTTACAAGCGAGCCGGCACGTCGGTGCAGGAGAAGGCCGCGGCCTACGAGGCCAAGGCCAAGGCGGCCCCCGGCGATCTGGCGCCGACGCTGGGCGCCGTGGGCTTCCTGCTGCTGGCCGGCGAGCCCGCCCGGGCCGAGGCGCTGCTCCAGGCCGCGTGCAAGGCGAACCCTGACGATCCCCGGCCCTACGTGGCCACCGGGCGCTTCTACCTTGGGGCCCGGCGCCGCGGCGTGAGCGGAGCGCGCGAGAAGGCCATCCAGGCCCTCAACGCCGCCTTGCAGCGCTGCAAGGACGAGGAACTGAAGGCCGAGATCCGCCGCCTCCTGGGCAAGGCCACCGGCTGA
- a CDS encoding ABC transporter ATP-binding protein — MEGGWRSSLSTVGGLTRTYGLQQHFTKDGVEGPPPRLTRARLRRIGRYFARYWGLWAVVLGCIAVTAGLNVLPPFCVSQILDRAIPRRDVGLLSLLAGAMVGLAVITGLIGVLQQSLTARAGQGILFDLRNELYRHLQQLSLRFYTATRSGEIVARINNDVNAVQGVATGTLVAIAGNVATLVATCIALLSMSWRLAVVAVLVVPAFYLPSKIVGSIRRRLSAEAQESQAALLAFIQERLHVSGAILTRIFGQREPDARAFADQSARVRDLNIRQTVVGRWLFMILSVFSAMGPALVFWFGGYQVMRQELTAGLLVAFAALLTLLYRPVVQLASVYVDLQGAVAVFDRIFDYLDIEPDVRDKPGAKSLDRTSGHIVFEGVSFTYPPLPSPAGEAANGPEPAARAPEPFALRDVSFEIAPGQQVALVGPSGSGKTTLTYLLLRLYDPAAGRITLDGHDLRDLTQDSLRRHMGMVTQETFLFHASVRENLLYARPEATEADLVAACRAANIHDFIAALPEGYHTVVGERGFRLSGGEKQRLAIARTLLTNPPILILDEATSSLDAASEALIQDALAQLLRGRTSLIIAHRLSTILSSHKIVVMDAGRVVEQGGHQELLARHGLYARLFEQQFAKVLGQGN; from the coding sequence ATGGAAGGCGGCTGGCGAAGCTCGCTGAGCACCGTGGGCGGGCTGACTCGCACGTATGGGCTTCAGCAGCACTTCACGAAGGACGGGGTGGAGGGCCCGCCGCCGCGCCTGACGCGCGCCCGGCTGCGCCGCATCGGGCGCTACTTCGCCCGCTACTGGGGCCTGTGGGCCGTAGTGCTCGGGTGCATCGCGGTCACGGCCGGCCTCAACGTGCTCCCGCCCTTCTGCGTCAGCCAGATACTCGACCGCGCGATTCCCCGCCGCGACGTGGGGCTCCTCAGCCTCCTCGCGGGCGCGATGGTGGGCCTCGCCGTCATTACCGGGCTGATCGGCGTTCTCCAGCAATCGCTCACGGCTCGGGCGGGGCAGGGCATCCTGTTCGACCTCCGCAACGAGCTCTACCGCCACCTCCAGCAGCTCTCGCTGCGCTTCTACACGGCCACGCGGTCGGGCGAGATCGTCGCACGCATCAACAACGACGTCAACGCCGTGCAGGGCGTGGCCACGGGCACCCTGGTGGCGATTGCGGGCAACGTGGCCACCCTGGTGGCGACGTGCATCGCGCTGCTCTCGATGAGCTGGCGCCTGGCGGTGGTGGCCGTGCTCGTGGTGCCGGCGTTCTATCTGCCGTCGAAGATCGTCGGCTCCATCCGCCGGCGGCTGTCGGCTGAGGCCCAGGAGAGCCAGGCGGCGCTTCTGGCCTTCATCCAGGAGCGGCTGCACGTGAGCGGCGCCATCCTCACCCGCATCTTCGGCCAGCGCGAGCCCGACGCCCGGGCCTTCGCCGACCAGAGCGCCCGCGTGCGCGACCTCAACATCCGCCAGACCGTGGTCGGGCGCTGGCTCTTCATGATCCTCAGCGTCTTCAGTGCGATGGGGCCGGCGCTCGTCTTCTGGTTCGGCGGCTACCAGGTGATGCGGCAGGAACTCACTGCCGGCCTCCTTGTCGCCTTCGCCGCGCTCCTCACGCTCCTCTATCGGCCCGTGGTCCAGCTCGCCTCCGTCTACGTGGACCTCCAGGGCGCCGTCGCCGTCTTCGACCGCATCTTCGACTACCTGGATATCGAGCCCGACGTTCGTGACAAGCCGGGGGCGAAGTCCCTGGACCGCACGTCGGGGCACATCGTCTTCGAGGGCGTGAGCTTCACGTATCCTCCGCTGCCCAGCCCGGCCGGCGAGGCCGCGAACGGCCCGGAGCCCGCGGCGCGGGCGCCCGAGCCCTTCGCCCTGCGCGACGTGAGCTTCGAGATCGCTCCGGGCCAGCAGGTGGCCCTCGTGGGGCCCAGCGGCTCGGGCAAGACCACCCTCACCTATCTCCTGCTGCGCCTCTACGACCCCGCCGCAGGCCGCATCACGCTGGACGGCCACGACCTGCGCGACCTCACCCAGGACAGCCTCCGGCGCCACATGGGCATGGTGACCCAGGAGACGTTTCTCTTCCACGCCAGCGTGCGCGAGAACCTGCTCTACGCCCGGCCCGAGGCGACGGAGGCCGACCTCGTGGCCGCGTGCCGCGCGGCGAACATTCATGACTTCATCGCCGCCCTGCCCGAGGGCTACCACACGGTGGTGGGCGAGCGCGGCTTCCGCCTCTCGGGCGGCGAGAAGCAGCGGCTCGCCATCGCTCGCACGCTGCTCACCAACCCGCCCATCCTCATCCTCGACGAGGCGACGAGCAGCCTCGACGCCGCCTCCGAGGCCCTCATCCAGGACGCGCTGGCGCAGTTGCTGCGGGGGCGCACGTCGCTCATCATCGCCCATCGCCTCTCCACCATCCTCAGCTCGCACAAGATCGTCGTAATGGACGCGGGACGTGTGGTGGAGCAGGGGGGGCACCAGGAGCTTCTCGCCCGCCACGGCCTCTACGCCCGGCTCTTCGAGCAGCAGTTCGCCAAGGTGCTCGGCCAGGGGAATTGA